One genomic window of Mus caroli chromosome 12, CAROLI_EIJ_v1.1, whole genome shotgun sequence includes the following:
- the Rad51ap2 gene encoding RAD51-associated protein 2, with protein sequence MSLSRPAWPAGPAWPVSSEPPPEDPAAASPSSKRRRLKEPGGGVSEAGWPLLVVPRLSEVEKVWEWSLRPFTAFLIPKSPGSSVGGKQSCDPGCQDRTFQAHSCWQSGILGRAGCSRAPRKSCEAGLQDREVQGVRLGDQAEVSHAPPNSLEPEELPEKETILKEKNSVREPGNSFLDVPFSEETKSALHEIKDRCKVDSVITSEKRENVSSSTLKISKFQNQACLESAKPSYFRDSITKNFFEFPRDLNSNMSFVYLKETAKKKNDKIVAYVRDFTNIFSSQNRPDAKKQKLQDDKKIVYVENNFSDYSESNHKSLTIEGKIDLINLNYYRHSSIECDVRDSKKNFTLTLEVANCEGTERNQDYYIPTRQEYYIPTRQESQSLDYDRSILKIKKENCWRIKKIRIICKNNMILKSNIVSLHDNFDSFIRKKEKKKDDRESEEGCIFKYIINLNYLKNIIKERYIVYLTKMLTSLRLLECNTKSTAKKRKLFKTEHVLQRVKKQNMNSLTMTTKIFLIYKLCENVPLLMGFDNMEELSLTKESSYESTRCAKLLLNMENLDYYSFGIGGTHVESDPRFIQNNCGHINEKYYESSMYNQDLDTVRKWKHKTIHFIFKSIFEDVFNVRQVCTLLSQNTSHSDQINAMAITLKISLENLLSEIEGKIYDFVLKREMKVTKSSSGFQAHKAIDTEKEEDSFPTMDRMSSVQSASLVSKSINMEETKSVNQNNRTSTKEDGGILQESELANSKHFHPKNESALYANHQFESDPSGENNECFQGLTATCLSTETLPIAEEFEMKSKFDLVLEELRMFHEISKENEIPSTRETNNRKENYFGESNDVKEARMEIGKKLEMVETNTRNAPFLSSDVKAGLNKHKRHQSSFNWKMLPTHEGQAVPNECWPRSEERSRRLHSTPEEDHKKPLPKSPTFSPDEYKKETLLKGGSHFSHGISRVQPLKTCSRPIRVGLSRRARLKQLHPYLK encoded by the exons ATGTCTCTGTCGCGCCCCGCGTGGCCTGCGGGGCCTGCCTGGCCTGTCTCCTCAGAACCGCCTCCTGAGGACCCCGCTGCGGCGTCCCCCAGCAGCAAGCGGCGGCGTCTGAAGGAGCCTGGCGGCGGAGTCTCTGAGGCGGGATGGCCGCTGCTTGTGGTGCCTCGCTTGTCTGAGGTAGAAAAAGTCTGGGAGTGGTCGCTCAGACCCTTCACAGCGTTCCTCATTCCAAAGAGCCCGGGGAGCTCAGTCGGTGGGAAGCAGTCGTGTGACCCGGGATGTCAGGACAGAACATTCCAGGCGCACAGCTGTTGGCAGTCTGGAATCTTAGGAAGAGCAGGGTGTTCTAGGGCTCCAAGAAAGTCTTGTGAAGCAGGACTGCAGGACAGGGAGGTTCAGGGGGTGCGCCTTGGTGACCAAGCAGAAGTGAGTCATGCTCCACCCAATAGCCTCGAGCCTGAAGAACTTCCTGAGAAGGAAActattctgaaagaaaagaattctgtGAGAGAGCCAGGAAACTCATTTCTAGATGtaccattttctgaggaaactaAGTCAGCATTACATGAAATTAAAGACAGATGTAAAGTTGACAGTGTTATAACCTCCGAGAAAAGAGAAAACGTTTCATCGTCTAcactaaaaatatcaaaatttcaaAACCAGGCCTGCTTGGAAAGTGCCAAACCTAGCTATTTTAGAGATAGCATCACAAAAAATTTCTTTGAGTTTCCAAGGGATTTAAATAGCAACATGTCCTTTGTCTATTTAAaggaaacagcaaagaaaaaaaatgacaaaattgtgGCATATGTTAGGGATTTCACAAACATTTTCTCGTCCCAAAATAGACCGGATGCTAAGAAACAAAAGTTACAGGATGATAAAAAAATTGTATatgtggaaaataatttttctgacTATTCTGAAAGTAACCACAAGTCACTCACCATTGAAGGGAAAATAGACTTGATCAATTTAAACTACTATAGGCACAGTAGTATTGAGTGTGATGTAAGAGACTCTAAAAAGAATTTCACTCTAACACTAGAAGTTGCAAATTGCGAGGGAACAGAAAGGAATCAAGACTATTACATACCTACCAGACAAGAATATTACATACCTACCAGACAAGAATCTCAAAGCTTGGACTATGACAGatctattttgaaaataaaaaaggaaaattgttggagaataaaaaaaattaggattATTTGTAAGAATAATATGATTCTGAAAAGCAATATAGTTTCTTTGCATGATAACTTTGATTCtttcataagaaagaaagaaaagaagaaagatgatagGGAATCAGAAGAGGGatgcattttcaaatatataataaatttgaattatttgaaaaatattataaagGAAAGATATATTGTGTATCTAACTAAGATGTTAACTTCTTTAAGACTGTTAGAATGTAATACAAAATCTAcagcaaagaaaaggaaactatttAAAACGGAACATGTTCTTCAACGGgttaagaaacaaaacatgaatTCTCTTACTATGACAACTAAAATTTTTCTAATTTACAAACTATGTGAAAATGTTCCTCTTTTAATGGGTTTTGATAACATGGAAGAACTTTCTTTGACAAAAGAATCTAGTTATGAGAGTACAAGATGTGCCAAACTACTCCTAAATATGGAAAATTTGGACTATTATAGTTTTGGTATTGGCGGCACACATGTGGAGTCTGATCCTCGATTTATACAGAATAACTGTGGacatattaatgaaaaatattatgaGAGTAGTATGTATAATCAAGATTTAGATACTGTAAGAAAATGGAAGCATAAGAccattcactttatttttaagtcaaTATTTGAAGATGTCTTTAATGTTAGACAAGTGTGCACATTGTTAAGCCAAAATACATCACACAGTGACCAGATTAATGCTATGGCAATAACTCTGAAGATCAGCTTGGAGAATCTGTTAAGTGAAATAGAAGGGAAAatatatgattttgttttgaagagagaaatgaaggtCACAAAAAGTTCAAGTGGTTTTCAAGCCCATAAAGCTATTGacactgagaaggaagaggatagCTTTCCCACAATGGACAGAATGTCTTCAGTGCAGTCAGCTTCACTAGTGAGTAAGAGCATAAATATGGAAGAAACTAAATCTGTTAATCAAAATAATAGAACTAGCACAAAAGAGGATGGAGGTATTTTGCAAGAAAGTGAGTTAGCTAATTCAAAGCATTTTCATCCAAAGAATGAGTCTGCATTATATGCTAATCATCAATTTGAAAGTGATCCAAGTGGGGAGAACAATGAATGTTTTCAGGGTTTAACTGCTACATGTTTATCAACAGAAACTCTGCCAATAGCAGAAGAGTTTGAGATGAAGAGCAAATTTGATTTAGTACTTGAAGAACTTCGAATGTTTCATGAAATTAGTAAGGAAAATGAAATTCCAAGTACCAGGGAAACAAACAAtaggaaagaaaattactttgGAGAAAGTAATGATGTTAAAGAGGCAAGAATGGAGATAGGAAAAAAACTGGAAATGGTTGAAACCAACACAAGAAATGCACCTTTTTTGTCCAGTGATGTGAAGGCAGGTCTCAACAAACATAAAAGGCACCAAAGTTCATTTAACTGGAAAATGCTGCCTACTCATGAAGGACAGGCAGTTCCCAATGAGTGTTGGCCAAGATCAGAGGAAAGGAGTAGAAGACTCCATTCTACTCCTGAGGAAG ATCATAAGAAACCTTTACCTAAAAGCCCTACTTTTTCTCCCGatgaatataaaaaagaaactttattgaAGGGAG GCAGTCATTTTTCGCATGGGATTTCCAGAGTACAGCCTCTTAAGACATGCAGCCGTCCAATTAGGGTTGGCTTGTCAAGAAGAGCTAGGCTGAAACAGCTTCATCCTTACCTGAAATGA